The DNA window GCATTATCGAACAACTGGTTGAAAAAAACTATGTAAAGGATTTTGCAGACCTTTATTTATTAGATGAAAATACCCTTGCGGGCTTGGAAAGGATGGGGAAGAAGTCTGCGCAAAACCTAAAAGAAGCAATAGAAAAAAGTAAGAATGCAGGATTTCAAAGAGTTCTCTTTGCGCTCGGCATCCGCCATGTCGGAGAAAGAGCCAGCCAGATACTCTCGGAAAAGTATCCCTCCATCGACAAGCTAGCAGAAGCAGACAGGGAAAGCCTCGAAGAAATCGAGGAGATCGGCCCGAGAATTGCGGAGAGCATTGTCAATTTTTTCAGCCAGAGGAGCAACTGCGGCCTTGTCGAAAGACTGAAAAGGGCCGGCATCAAAACATCGAGAGAGACCGGCAAACAGAAAAAGGCAACTCTCGAAGGAAAGCAGTTCGTCCTAACAGGTGCTCTGGAATCTTTCAGCCGCAGAAAGGCAAAAAAGGCCATCGAAGAGCTCGGCGGAAGAGTTACATCGTCAGTCAGCAAGAATACAAACTATGTTATCGCTGGGAAAGACCCAGGGACTAAATATCAAGACGCCCTAAGATTAAATATAGATATCCTGGATGAAAATGGTTTAAAAAAAATCATTTCAAAAGACTAAAATCTTTTCTCTTTATTAATATTTATCTCAATTAATCATTCTTAATTTTCATAAAATCTTATTTTCAAAAATTAAAGATAGGTAATCTGTTAAAAAAGCCTTGTATATAATTCTAGAATTTTCTCGGATACTATTGAAAATAGCGATTTGACTAATAGGCCTTATAAGATATATTATTTAGATAGAAAATTTATTTTTTAAGAGAAAAATCATGAAAGAAGAAAAGATTCGACTAACAACTTTAAGTCATGGTGCAGGCTGAGCCTGTAAAATTGGTCAGAAAGACCTAGCGCAGGTTCTGTGCAAAATGCCAAAGCTTAATGACCCAAGATTTATTGTTCGTACAGATGCAGCAGATGATGCTGCTGTCTATTCTCTCAATGACCATCAGGCACTCGTTCAATCCGTAGACTTCTTTACCCCTGTGGTAGATGACCCCTATCAGTTTGGAAGCATAGCTGCTGCCAATTCTTTAAGTGATATCTATGCTATGGGTTCAAAACCGATATTTGCGTTAAACATTGTCTGCTTCCCAACAAAGACCCTTCCCTTAACCATACTTCAAGATATTTTAAAAGGAGGAAGGGATAAGGCAAAAGAAGCCGGTATTCCAATTGTTGGGGGCCATAGTGTAGATGATCCCGAACCAAAGTATGGCCTTATCGTAAATGGAATTATAGAAAAAGAAAAAGTTGTTACGAATGCAGGGGCAAGAGGGGGTGATGTCCTTATCTTAACAAAACCTCTTGGATTGGGAATTATTAATACAGGGATTAAAAGAGAATGTGTAACTCAAAAGACCATAGATAGAGCTGTAGAGGTGATGAGCACATTAAATAGATCTGCTTCTGAAATAATGATGGAAATCGGAGTTAATGCCTGTACTGATATTACAGGCTTTGGATTATTGGGCCATCTTTATGAGCTGGTATCAGCCAGCAAAGTTATGGCAAACATTTCTCTAAACAAAGTCCCTGTATTGAAAGAGGCATGGGATTTGGCTAAAGAGGGTATTGTTCCTGGAGGCACAACAGCAAATCTAAAATATGTAAAAGACAAGATAATATGGGAGGATAATTTTTCTGAAGAAGAAAAGCTTGTACTGGCTGATGCCCAGACATCAGGGGGTCTTTTGATCTCTGTTCAAAAAGAAAAGTCTCAAGAAATGCTCGATCGTCTCTCAAAGTCTAAGGGTGTCCTTTCAGCTGTCCAGATAGGAGAGATTGTTGAGGGGAAAAAGGGGATGATTCGGGTAAAAGAATAAACAAGACATGCCACACAAACAAAACTCATTATTTGTTATTCTATTTATTTTATCATTGCAAAGATATAGCCACTTCCTTTTCTATCGTTTTAATCTATGCCTATTAACTCATTGACATTTCTACAAAAATCTGTTATTTTTTATTTAAATTCTTTTTAGGGAATCACATATGAAAACTTTTGTGGTAATTTCCCTTTTTATAAGAGAAGTCTCCTTTCCTCCATTATTTCTCCTGAGATATATAAATAGATTAATGATATAGATAGAGGGAATTTCTGTATGAAGGAAAAGAACTACGTAATCTTGTTAGCTGAAGACGAAAAAAAATCTGATTCTGAATTCTCTCTTAAGGAAGAGATTGGGAAACTTAAGGGTATATCCATTGTAGAATCCGTTCAAGGAGGAAAAGAAGCGCTTGAAAAAATCAAGGGCGATCAATACAGTATTCTTTTAACAGATGACTCACTGTCAGATATGGACTCAAGAGAGCTGGTTAAAAGAATAGTAGAGAATGGATTTAAAGTTCCCCTGATTATGCTTGTTGATCCAGGTCATGAAGATATAGCTGCTGAGGCAATAAAGATAGGTGCAGATGATTATGTAGTCAAAGAAAAGGGATATTTAAAAATACTGCCAAAGATTATTGAAAAGACTGTCGAGAAATTTAAACTAACATCTTCATTAAAATTAGCTGAAGAGAGATATATACAGATTTTTGAACATGCCAGCGACTCGATATTTATATACGATTTTGAAGGAAATATTTTGGATGTTAATACGAATGCCTGTCAATGGCTGGGATATAAAAAAGATGAGCTATTAGAAATGTCAATGGAAGATATCCTTTCACCAGCAATGAAAGAAAAAGCCTCGGATATTATTCAAAAGATTAAGGGTGTAAAGAAGTCGGTCTTTGAATCATCTTATATAAAAAAAGATGGAACTGCTGTTCCAGTAGAGTTAAGCGCCTCTTTTTTTAAACTTGATAAAAATGAAATCATACTTACTTTTGTAAGAGATATATCAAAGAGAAAAAAAATTGAGAAGGATTTAAAACTCCTTGCTAATATCACAACCCATACTGCTGAAGCAATTATAAGTGTGGATGAAAGAGAAAATATAACATCCTGGAATAGAGGAGCAGAATTCATATTCGGTCACAAGGCTGAAGAAATTATTGGTAAGCCATATAGTATATTGGTTCCAAAAGAATCATTACACGGTCTTTCAAATATCATAAGAGAGGTATATGAAAAGGGGTTCGTTACTGATATAGAGACTGAGAGAGTAACCAAAGATGGTCAGAAGATCGATGTGCATCTGACCATTTCAATTATTAAAGATGAGAAGGGAAATAGAATAGGCAGATCAGTTATATTAAGAGATATTGCAGAGCGTAAATATATGGAGGAAAAGCTTATTCGCTCTTCAAAGCTTGCTGCACTTGGAACTCTCGCAGCAGGTATTGCGCATGAGTTTAATAATATCCTCACCGCAATGCTTGGGTATGCTGAATTAGGTCTTATTACAAAAGACCTCGAGAAGATGAAAAAGGCTCTCGAGGTTGTTGTAAAGTCTTCTGCAAGGGCTAAGAGCATAACAGATAACCTCTTGACCTTTGCTAGAAAACACGAATCAAAAAGGGAGCATATAAATATCCGTGATGCTGTTGATACCAGTATTGCTTTGGTAAAGAGAGAGTTTGAAAAGGATAATATACGTATTGTGAGAAAATTTTCAAAGGTTCCTAAAACTTACTGCGATGCTGGCCAGATTTCCCATGTCTGTTTGAATCTTCTTGCGAATGCAAGGGATGCTATGCGGCCAAAAGGTGGAAAATTAATCGTAGAATTGAGAAACAGGGATGGTTATATCGAATTAAAATTTGCTGATACAGGATGTGGAATTCCCCCAAAATTAAAAGAGAGAATTTTTGAACCTTTTGTTACGACTAAAGGTCCTTTGGGGGGGAGTTCTGAGAAAGGAACTGGATTAGGCCTTTCAGTTTCTTACGGAATCATTCGTAATCATAATGGTACGATAGAAGTGGAGAGTAAGGAAAACAGAGGATCAGTGTTTACTATTAAATTACCTATTATAAAAGAATCATTAAAAGATACAAAAATTGCAAGAGGTTATAAAAAGGCTTCTAGAAGACAACCCATTTTAAAAATCTTGGTCGTTGATGATGAAAAGGAGATAAGGAGCCTTTTTGAAGAGATACTGAAGAGGGAAGGACATTTCATCAATACAAAGAAGAGCGGAAGAGCAGCCTTATCACTTCTTAGGAAAGAGAAATTTGATTTGATATTTACTGATATAACCATGCCTGGAATTGATGGGATAGATTTTCTCAAAAAGGTCAAGAAGATTGATGAGAAGGCAAAGATAGTGATGGTAACAGGTCAGGTTGTTGATGATGATATCAATTTAGCCTTGGCAGAGGGAGCCTTTGGATTCATAAGAAAGCCCTTTACAACATCATCTATCTTTTCAATGATAGATGAGGCTATATCAAAAGATAGATAAGATAAGAATCCTCCTCTATCGGCCGCATTAAGAGTTTTCATATATATTTATCCCAAGTTATTATCATTAATGAATTAAAATATTAAGAGATAAATAATGCCTTTAGTATCGATTATCATGCCAACTTACAACAGAAGAGAATTGTTGAGCGAAGCCATTGGTTCTGTTTTAAACCAAACATATGAGAATTTTCAGTTAGTCATAGTGGATGATGGGTCAACTGACGGTACAAAAGATATGATCAAAGAATATCGTGACCCAAGAATAAAGTATATCTTTCAAAAAAACAGAGGGGTAAGTGGTGCAAGAAACAGAGGTGTCTTTGAGTCTAGTGGAGAATACGTTTCTTTTTTAGATTCTGATGATTTATGGAAAAGGGATAAGTTAAAGATTCAAACAGATTTGATGAATAATAAAAACGATATCTTCATAAGCTATACGGATGAAATCTGGATGAGAAAAGGGATCAGGGTTAATCCCATGAACAAACATAAGAAATATTCTGGTTGGATTTTTGAAAAGTGCCTTTCTCTATGCATCGTCAGCCCTTCTTCTGTTATGATGAGAAGGGAACTTTTTAATGATATCGGACTTTTTGATGAATCCCTCCCTGTTTGTGAAGACTACGACATGTGGTTGAGGATATCTTCTCAATATCCTGTATTTCTTATAGATAAGAAGCTGATTATCAAGAGAGGGGGACATCCTGGCCAGCTTTCAAAAAGGTCTTGGGGGAACGACATATATCGGGTAAAGGCTCTCTTAAAAATTCTAAAAGATGATCATCTGAGTCAGAACTATAGAAAAAAGGCAAGGGAAGAACTGATAAAAAAATGTCGAATCTTAGCAAATGGTTATTTTAAGAGAGGAAAAATTAAGAAGGGCAATCAATATATTAATTTAATAGAAAAACATAACCAAAGTTAATGAAGGAAGATTGAAAATGAAAATAAATTCTCTAGAGAAAACCTCAGAATTAAAGTTAGTCAGTATAAAAGATATTGATATCAAAGATAAAGAGTTTTTAATAACCTTTCCTTTAAGGTCTGATACCCTCATCAATTCCATTAAGGAAATCGGGATTATTACCCCTATTATCTTGAGAGATATGCAAAATAGATATCAGATTATCTCTGGATTTAAAAGGGTCTTTGCCTGTGGAGAACTGGGTATCAAAAGTATCAAGGCAATTGTCTATTCTAAAAATGATTTAAAAGATAAAGAGGCTTTTTATCTTAATTTTTATGAAAACTTAACTTTAAGGTCTTTCAATATTGTTGAAAAAGCCATGATTTTAAATAACCTCTTTGAGAGAATAAAAATAGACACCAAAGAGTATAAAAAAAAATTTCTTCCTCTCCTTGGTCTAGATTTTAATAAAAAACAACTGAAAGATTTTTTTGGTTTATTAGATTTGGATGAAAAAATAA is part of the Nitrospinota bacterium genome and encodes:
- the selD gene encoding selenide, water dikinase SelD, producing the protein MKEEKIRLTTLSHGAGUACKIGQKDLAQVLCKMPKLNDPRFIVRTDAADDAAVYSLNDHQALVQSVDFFTPVVDDPYQFGSIAAANSLSDIYAMGSKPIFALNIVCFPTKTLPLTILQDILKGGRDKAKEAGIPIVGGHSVDDPEPKYGLIVNGIIEKEKVVTNAGARGGDVLILTKPLGLGIINTGIKRECVTQKTIDRAVEVMSTLNRSASEIMMEIGVNACTDITGFGLLGHLYELVSASKVMANISLNKVPVLKEAWDLAKEGIVPGGTTANLKYVKDKIIWEDNFSEEEKLVLADAQTSGGLLISVQKEKSQEMLDRLSKSKGVLSAVQIGEIVEGKKGMIRVKE
- a CDS encoding PAS domain S-box protein, which encodes MKEKNYVILLAEDEKKSDSEFSLKEEIGKLKGISIVESVQGGKEALEKIKGDQYSILLTDDSLSDMDSRELVKRIVENGFKVPLIMLVDPGHEDIAAEAIKIGADDYVVKEKGYLKILPKIIEKTVEKFKLTSSLKLAEERYIQIFEHASDSIFIYDFEGNILDVNTNACQWLGYKKDELLEMSMEDILSPAMKEKASDIIQKIKGVKKSVFESSYIKKDGTAVPVELSASFFKLDKNEIILTFVRDISKRKKIEKDLKLLANITTHTAEAIISVDERENITSWNRGAEFIFGHKAEEIIGKPYSILVPKESLHGLSNIIREVYEKGFVTDIETERVTKDGQKIDVHLTISIIKDEKGNRIGRSVILRDIAERKYMEEKLIRSSKLAALGTLAAGIAHEFNNILTAMLGYAELGLITKDLEKMKKALEVVVKSSARAKSITDNLLTFARKHESKREHINIRDAVDTSIALVKREFEKDNIRIVRKFSKVPKTYCDAGQISHVCLNLLANARDAMRPKGGKLIVELRNRDGYIELKFADTGCGIPPKLKERIFEPFVTTKGPLGGSSEKGTGLGLSVSYGIIRNHNGTIEVESKENRGSVFTIKLPIIKESLKDTKIARGYKKASRRQPILKILVVDDEKEIRSLFEEILKREGHFINTKKSGRAALSLLRKEKFDLIFTDITMPGIDGIDFLKKVKKIDEKAKIVMVTGQVVDDDINLALAEGAFGFIRKPFTTSSIFSMIDEAISKDR
- a CDS encoding glycosyltransferase; the protein is MPLVSIIMPTYNRRELLSEAIGSVLNQTYENFQLVIVDDGSTDGTKDMIKEYRDPRIKYIFQKNRGVSGARNRGVFESSGEYVSFLDSDDLWKRDKLKIQTDLMNNKNDIFISYTDEIWMRKGIRVNPMNKHKKYSGWIFEKCLSLCIVSPSSVMMRRELFNDIGLFDESLPVCEDYDMWLRISSQYPVFLIDKKLIIKRGGHPGQLSKRSWGNDIYRVKALLKILKDDHLSQNYRKKAREELIKKCRILANGYFKRGKIKKGNQYINLIEKHNQS